Proteins from a genomic interval of Paenibacillus sp. FSL R5-0623:
- a CDS encoding extracellular solute-binding protein, whose product MKVWKSVASAVLVSVLLAGCGSNAGTDNEQEESASGSTVSLKVFVAQPRLKEHYDKYIEQFKAKEKAEKNIEVNVQLEMPPADNAPQILKTRLASNDAPDVFALHAVNEIPPFSKAGYLEDLSGQPFVDKLLDSVKPSITDAEGRIVAVPLETVSWGYLYNKDIFKEQGLEVPTTLTEMKAVVEKLKAANITPFELSYKEAWIPQLFLPLTVGALTQSEHKDFVEKMNQDQGSFSDMKALFDIFDLVNANGTDKALEVGGDDGSAAFASGSAAMWIQGPWFAETILKSNPDLNFGVAPMPINDNPDDTKINLSTSTSLAVSSSSKNKEVALDFVNYILDDKDSSAFFEALKFNPIAKIHDFKSFPWVDDAQKYVSEGKAYEDPSLPQAVKDESGKALQGYYSGQLNQQQVIDALDKAWKSYNKVNK is encoded by the coding sequence ATGAAAGTATGGAAAAGTGTAGCAAGTGCGGTACTTGTCAGTGTTCTGCTCGCAGGTTGCGGTTCCAATGCAGGAACGGACAATGAGCAGGAGGAATCGGCGTCAGGCAGCACGGTATCACTCAAAGTATTCGTTGCACAACCTCGGCTGAAAGAACACTACGATAAATATATAGAACAGTTCAAAGCCAAGGAGAAAGCAGAGAAAAACATTGAGGTGAACGTGCAACTGGAGATGCCGCCAGCGGACAATGCCCCTCAGATTCTGAAGACTCGCCTCGCCTCCAATGATGCACCGGATGTGTTCGCTCTGCATGCAGTCAATGAGATTCCACCATTCAGCAAAGCTGGTTATCTGGAAGACCTGTCGGGCCAACCTTTTGTCGATAAGCTGCTGGATTCGGTTAAACCTTCCATAACGGATGCGGAGGGCAGAATCGTAGCTGTTCCATTGGAAACAGTATCATGGGGCTATCTGTACAATAAAGATATTTTCAAAGAGCAAGGGCTGGAAGTGCCAACGACGTTAACGGAAATGAAAGCGGTCGTGGAGAAACTCAAAGCAGCCAACATTACACCGTTTGAACTGTCCTACAAAGAAGCCTGGATTCCGCAATTATTCCTGCCACTTACCGTGGGTGCATTAACTCAGTCTGAGCACAAAGACTTCGTGGAGAAGATGAATCAGGATCAGGGTTCATTCTCCGATATGAAAGCATTGTTTGACATCTTCGATCTCGTCAATGCCAATGGCACGGACAAAGCGCTGGAAGTGGGCGGAGATGATGGTTCAGCAGCCTTCGCATCAGGAAGCGCCGCGATGTGGATTCAGGGACCATGGTTTGCCGAGACCATTCTGAAATCCAACCCGGACCTGAATTTTGGTGTAGCACCCATGCCGATCAATGACAATCCGGATGATACCAAAATCAATCTGAGCACCTCCACTTCACTGGCAGTATCATCATCTAGCAAAAACAAAGAAGTGGCACTCGATTTCGTGAACTACATTCTCGATGACAAGGATTCAAGTGCATTCTTCGAAGCACTCAAGTTCAATCCGATTGCCAAGATCCATGACTTCAAGAGCTTCCCGTGGGTAGACGATGCTCAGAAATATGTGAGTGAAGGTAAAGCATATGAGGACCCATCCCTCCCTCAAGCGGTGAAAGACGAGTCAGGCAAAGCGTTGCAAGGCTACTACTCTGGGCAATTAAATCAACAGCAGGTTATCGATGCGCTCGACAAGGCGTGGAAATCCTACAACAAAGTCAACAAGTAA
- a CDS encoding response regulator, translating into MNKELYRVLLVDDEPWNRDILRNLGDWNELGMTVAGEAEDGEQAIQLVKQHQPHIIITDMRMPGTDGVELLQTLSGQYPRIKVIVVSGYDDFNYAKHAIRHRAADYLLKPVNPDELNGVLAKCAKELEKVESAPESWESYPSSFAGEFSLFQQQARLRFNDLNVQSLREWFQQLQQKLERCEINRPRQLGRVAYELQALLDELCVSNGLYERPVATALPPAAALASIESTIAWISTPYYQALEQLIAQRKFKNKLNLDEVKQYMEQHCMEMITLEQLAQIFFVSKEYLSKVFKKEYEVNVTDYVVQLRMTRAKEWVMDEQIPFKHVAEMAGYEDVSYFYRVFKKHFGISPGEMRKGQARISGESGSSTE; encoded by the coding sequence GTGAACAAGGAACTGTACAGAGTGCTACTGGTAGATGATGAACCGTGGAACCGGGATATTCTGCGCAACCTGGGAGATTGGAATGAACTTGGCATGACCGTTGCAGGTGAGGCAGAGGATGGTGAGCAGGCCATACAACTGGTCAAGCAGCATCAGCCTCACATTATCATTACGGACATGCGCATGCCCGGCACAGACGGTGTGGAGCTGCTACAGACGTTGAGCGGACAATACCCTCGGATCAAGGTAATCGTAGTAAGCGGGTATGATGACTTCAATTATGCCAAACATGCGATTCGCCATCGGGCTGCAGATTATCTGCTCAAACCGGTGAATCCGGATGAACTGAATGGTGTACTTGCCAAATGTGCAAAAGAATTGGAGAAGGTGGAATCTGCGCCTGAATCATGGGAGTCGTACCCATCTTCGTTCGCAGGTGAGTTCTCCCTGTTTCAACAGCAGGCCCGTCTGCGGTTTAATGACCTGAACGTTCAGAGTCTGCGTGAGTGGTTCCAACAATTACAGCAGAAGCTGGAACGATGCGAGATTAACAGACCCCGGCAGCTTGGGCGGGTGGCTTATGAATTACAGGCTTTGCTGGATGAGTTGTGCGTCTCCAACGGCTTGTACGAGCGGCCAGTGGCAACAGCGCTGCCTCCTGCGGCTGCACTGGCTTCCATCGAATCCACGATCGCATGGATTTCGACTCCGTACTATCAGGCTTTGGAGCAGCTCATTGCGCAGCGTAAGTTCAAGAACAAGCTGAACCTGGACGAGGTGAAGCAATACATGGAGCAGCACTGTATGGAGATGATTACCCTGGAGCAGCTCGCCCAGATCTTTTTTGTCAGCAAGGAATATCTCAGCAAGGTATTCAAGAAAGAGTATGAGGTGAACGTGACCGACTATGTTGTCCAATTACGTATGACGAGAGCGAAAGAGTGGGTGATGGACGAACAGATTCCGTTCAAGCATGTTGCCGAGATGGCGGGTTATGAGGATGTGTCCTACTTCTATCGAGTGTTTAAGAAGCATTTCGGAATATCTCCAGGGGAGATGCGGAAGGGACAGGCTCGTATATCAGGTGAATCAGGCAGTAGTACGGAATGA
- a CDS encoding sensor histidine kinase — protein MFTECYRKLIDPFKRSIRNKLILTMTLLAVVPVIAMTAMAAENTRSSMEEEIMETNRANMNWASIYLGEQFARMNNIIYSIQISDELHQYLALNEEAPAASRFDEQKAMFNMLNSVYYSAGNYVFGVELYLKELDTLFTFNSMDSRIKAVSEIPEGYHELFAQHKDFTIINDPDDPQKFHMTRSMNRFEDQAQIGAISLEVKWAEFNQTLELLDSRGDYAVYIADNTGSPVYQPNQEIQPSVEALEKLAGTKESSGFIRTAKEYVFFHSIEPSGLRVIKIVPAHVVNESALDTMKYGLVVGGLATVISVGLAALVAWRTSKPIVRLANSMKGIQLIKDREVVRSGRVDEIGLLEKNLHGMASRIREHIRDNYLMNLEKQTAELKALQSQIHPHFLQNTLQMIGGMVYSQKPADSYKVIRALSEMFRYIVRAPDGLVPLQSELDQLEHYMLIQKQRFAGRLEYTLEINGELRACYIPKLSLQPIVENAFLHGLEKKQGEWKLGIEVVCEPTDVTIRIRDNGMGMDAEKLMEMQSRLERLTRQADRVWSSGTSIGLVNAASRIIMHFGSDYGMSMESEYGQGTSVTVRIPCNTGGEAL, from the coding sequence GTGTTTACCGAATGTTATCGGAAGCTGATAGATCCTTTCAAACGCAGCATTCGCAATAAATTGATTCTTACCATGACGCTGCTGGCCGTTGTGCCCGTCATTGCCATGACCGCTATGGCAGCCGAGAATACCCGCTCTTCCATGGAAGAGGAGATTATGGAGACCAACCGAGCCAATATGAACTGGGCCTCGATCTATCTGGGTGAACAGTTCGCCCGCATGAACAATATTATCTATTCCATTCAGATCAGTGACGAATTGCATCAATATCTGGCGTTGAACGAAGAAGCGCCGGCAGCCAGCCGATTCGATGAACAGAAGGCCATGTTTAATATGTTGAACAGTGTATACTATTCTGCCGGCAATTATGTATTTGGCGTTGAACTGTATCTGAAGGAATTGGACACCCTGTTCACCTTCAACTCCATGGATTCTCGCATCAAGGCGGTATCGGAAATACCGGAAGGATATCATGAGCTTTTTGCACAACATAAGGATTTTACGATTATCAATGATCCAGACGATCCGCAGAAGTTTCACATGACTCGCAGCATGAACCGCTTCGAGGATCAGGCACAGATCGGCGCCATCAGTCTGGAGGTCAAGTGGGCTGAGTTCAACCAGACTCTGGAGCTGCTGGATAGCCGGGGAGACTATGCGGTATACATTGCGGACAACACGGGCAGTCCGGTCTATCAGCCAAATCAAGAGATACAGCCGTCTGTGGAAGCACTGGAGAAATTGGCAGGCACAAAAGAAAGTTCGGGCTTCATCCGGACAGCCAAAGAATATGTATTCTTTCACTCCATCGAGCCGTCAGGACTACGTGTGATCAAGATTGTACCTGCCCATGTTGTTAACGAAAGTGCTTTGGACACGATGAAATATGGATTGGTCGTGGGTGGCCTGGCTACCGTCATATCTGTGGGACTAGCTGCGCTGGTTGCCTGGCGCACATCAAAGCCCATTGTCAGATTGGCGAATTCCATGAAGGGTATTCAACTGATCAAGGACAGGGAAGTGGTGCGAAGCGGTCGGGTAGATGAGATTGGTCTGCTGGAGAAAAATCTGCACGGCATGGCTAGTCGTATTCGGGAACATATTCGCGACAATTACCTAATGAATCTGGAGAAGCAGACGGCCGAGCTCAAAGCACTGCAATCCCAGATCCATCCTCATTTCCTGCAAAATACGCTGCAGATGATTGGCGGCATGGTCTACTCGCAAAAACCGGCAGACAGTTACAAGGTCATTCGAGCCTTGAGCGAGATGTTTCGTTATATTGTGCGAGCGCCGGATGGACTTGTCCCTCTGCAGTCTGAACTCGATCAGTTAGAGCATTATATGCTGATTCAGAAGCAGCGCTTTGCCGGAAGGCTTGAATACACACTGGAAATTAACGGAGAACTTCGGGCGTGTTACATCCCCAAGTTGTCTTTGCAACCCATTGTGGAGAATGCATTTTTGCATGGTCTGGAGAAGAAACAGGGCGAATGGAAGCTGGGTATTGAGGTCGTCTGTGAACCTACAGATGTAACCATTCGAATTCGTGATAACGGTATGGGTATGGATGCTGAGAAACTAATGGAGATGCAGTCCAGACTGGAGCGGCTTACCCGGCAGGCAGATCGGGTGTGGAGTTCAGGTACAAGTATTGGACTGGTCAATGCGGCCTCGCGAATTATAATGCATTTTGGATCTGATTACGGGATGAGCATGGAAAGTGAATATGGACAGGGGACAAGCGTTACGGTACGAATTCCCTGCAATACAGGAGGCGAAGCCTTGTGA
- a CDS encoding beta-galactosidase has protein sequence MDKLLYGVAYYDEYMPYERLDKDIQMMKDAGINVVRIAESTWSTHEPQNGVFDFSSVDRVLDAMHEAGIQVIVGTPTYAVPTWMVKEHPDVLATTSQGPGKYGARQIMDITHPTYLFYAERIIRKLISRVSTHPAVIGYQTDNETKHYNTAGDNVQLQFVKYMRNKFSSLDELNKEFGLDYWSNRINSWEDFPSVVGTINGSLGAEFAKFQRQLVTNFLAWQVGIVNEYKQEGQFVTQNFDFDWRGYSYGIQGDVDHFAASKPFDITSVDIYHPSQDDLTGIEISFGGDVARSTKQSNYLVLETEAQAFWHWVPYPGQLRLQAFSHLASGANMVAYWHWHSLHNSFETYWKGLLSHDFEPNPVYNEAKTIGRDFARLSPKLVNLKKKNRVAVLFSNEALTSIKWFGFNFTSDKNYNDVVRWMYDELYKMNIGCDLIDPSVESYAEYDVLVVPALYAASDALLEKLNQFVQDGGHIVYSFKSGFTNEHIKVRSTRQPGLISEACGISYNLFVEPKHVSLRDDPFEVGEEQNQVHTWMELITPTTAEVLAWYDHPHWGEYAAITQNAYGKGKATYVGCYTSSAVIRKVLERVMKEAGVWGSDQELAFPIIVKTGVNDQGSTIRYYFNYADEATSFVNAYGEGTELLAGTPITEGEKIELEPWGIRIVEQ, from the coding sequence ATGGACAAATTATTATATGGTGTAGCCTACTATGATGAATATATGCCTTACGAAAGATTGGACAAGGATATTCAGATGATGAAGGATGCAGGCATCAACGTAGTCCGTATTGCAGAATCAACCTGGAGTACCCATGAACCGCAGAATGGCGTATTTGACTTTTCTTCCGTAGACCGTGTGCTGGATGCCATGCATGAAGCGGGAATTCAGGTTATCGTCGGGACACCAACGTATGCTGTTCCAACATGGATGGTCAAGGAACATCCGGACGTGCTGGCTACCACCTCTCAGGGACCTGGTAAATACGGCGCAAGACAGATTATGGATATTACACACCCAACCTATCTATTCTATGCCGAACGGATCATTCGCAAGCTAATCTCTCGGGTAAGCACACATCCAGCGGTCATCGGTTATCAGACAGATAACGAGACAAAGCATTACAATACGGCCGGAGATAATGTACAACTGCAATTCGTCAAATATATGCGGAACAAGTTCAGTTCTCTGGATGAGCTTAACAAGGAATTTGGCCTCGACTACTGGAGCAATCGAATCAATAGCTGGGAGGACTTCCCGTCTGTGGTAGGAACGATTAACGGCAGTCTGGGCGCTGAATTTGCCAAGTTCCAGCGACAGCTGGTAACCAACTTTTTGGCTTGGCAAGTGGGGATCGTGAATGAATACAAACAGGAAGGACAGTTTGTTACCCAGAATTTCGACTTTGACTGGCGTGGATATTCGTACGGCATTCAAGGGGATGTGGATCATTTTGCCGCATCGAAACCTTTTGACATTACCAGTGTGGACATCTACCATCCTTCCCAGGATGATCTGACGGGCATTGAAATTTCATTCGGCGGGGATGTGGCACGTTCCACCAAACAATCGAACTATCTGGTACTGGAGACTGAAGCGCAGGCGTTCTGGCATTGGGTTCCTTATCCGGGACAACTACGTTTGCAGGCATTCAGTCATCTGGCATCAGGAGCAAACATGGTCGCATACTGGCACTGGCATTCGTTGCACAATTCCTTTGAGACGTACTGGAAAGGATTGCTCAGTCATGACTTTGAACCGAATCCAGTGTACAACGAAGCGAAGACCATTGGCAGGGATTTTGCCCGTCTTAGTCCAAAGCTCGTTAATCTGAAGAAAAAAAATCGGGTGGCTGTGCTGTTCAGCAATGAGGCGCTGACATCGATCAAGTGGTTTGGTTTTAATTTCACCAGTGACAAGAACTACAATGACGTGGTGCGATGGATGTACGATGAATTGTATAAAATGAACATTGGCTGTGACCTCATCGACCCGTCTGTTGAGAGTTATGCGGAATATGATGTGCTCGTTGTACCTGCTCTGTATGCTGCTTCGGATGCACTGCTGGAAAAATTGAATCAATTCGTACAGGATGGCGGACATATCGTCTACTCGTTCAAAAGCGGATTCACAAATGAGCATATCAAGGTACGCTCTACCCGCCAGCCCGGCCTGATCAGTGAGGCATGCGGGATCAGCTATAACCTATTTGTAGAACCAAAACATGTCTCGCTGCGGGATGATCCATTCGAGGTTGGTGAAGAGCAGAACCAGGTTCATACCTGGATGGAACTAATTACACCAACAACTGCTGAAGTACTCGCTTGGTATGATCATCCACATTGGGGTGAATATGCGGCAATTACCCAGAATGCCTATGGAAAAGGCAAAGCAACCTATGTCGGCTGTTACACCAGTTCTGCGGTGATCCGTAAGGTGTTGGAACGTGTCATGAAGGAAGCGGGTGTATGGGGATCTGATCAGGAACTGGCTTTTCCTATCATTGTGAAGACAGGTGTGAACGATCAAGGGAGCACAATTCGCTATTATTTCAATTATGCAGATGAGGCAACATCCTTCGTGAATGCTTATGGGGAAGGAACTGAACTTCTGGCAGGAACCCCGATTACTGAAGGAGAGAAGATCGAACTGGAACCATGGGGCATACGGATTGTCGAACAATAA
- a CDS encoding AraC family transcriptional regulator, giving the protein MDIRSQLREMPHHTLAHWLPIIDCNIKFYGAHSQQVPYGWAMPEESHPGFEIMLILEGTQESVIHGYTYTVEEGSILLIPPGFKHTNQCVSTEGMTYFSAHFNVDDPVFTLKLMSQHSRIYAAGTADNRKMRVVLESWMGMINISEAYTSTDKMIMQARMFELFALLSQAADNEPEATTSVAASHAPAPTAMHYAGAIAEAIKQAFHAQLRTKEGSVSTVKVEQIISSFGISPGYGLQVFRKVYGRSPRAYLSSLKLQEAKVLIEQPELSLGEIAWKLGYTHLSHFSRQFKRWTGQSPLQYRNHHADSSGDPVSYRSESSPES; this is encoded by the coding sequence ATGGATATCCGATCACAGCTCCGAGAAATGCCTCACCATACGTTGGCCCACTGGCTGCCTATTATCGACTGTAACATCAAATTTTATGGTGCGCACAGCCAACAAGTACCCTATGGATGGGCGATGCCGGAGGAATCACATCCGGGCTTTGAGATTATGTTGATCCTCGAAGGTACGCAGGAGAGTGTGATTCATGGTTATACCTATACCGTGGAGGAAGGTTCCATTCTTCTCATTCCTCCCGGGTTCAAACATACGAATCAATGTGTATCCACAGAAGGCATGACTTATTTTAGCGCTCACTTTAATGTGGATGATCCGGTCTTCACCCTGAAGCTGATGTCACAGCACAGCCGAATCTACGCAGCAGGTACGGCAGATAATAGGAAGATGCGTGTAGTGCTGGAGAGCTGGATGGGCATGATTAACATATCTGAGGCCTACACGTCCACCGATAAAATGATCATGCAGGCCCGCATGTTTGAACTGTTCGCCCTGTTGTCCCAAGCCGCTGACAATGAACCGGAGGCCACCACTTCCGTTGCTGCTTCACATGCACCAGCTCCAACAGCCATGCATTATGCAGGAGCTATTGCGGAGGCGATCAAACAGGCATTCCATGCCCAGCTTCGAACCAAGGAAGGCAGTGTATCCACGGTCAAAGTAGAGCAGATTATATCCTCGTTTGGCATCAGTCCGGGATATGGTCTACAGGTCTTTCGCAAGGTGTACGGGCGATCGCCCAGGGCTTACCTGTCCAGCTTGAAGTTGCAGGAGGCCAAAGTACTGATCGAACAGCCAGAGCTGTCGCTCGGGGAAATTGCGTGGAAGCTCGGTTACACCCATCTGTCCCATTTCAGCAGACAATTCAAACGTTGGACAGGCCAGAGCCCGCTTCAATATCGCAATCATCATGCAGATTCATCAGGTGATCCTGTATCCTACAGATCGGAATCGAGTCCAGAATCTTGA
- a CDS encoding molybdenum cofactor guanylyltransferase, which produces MNTKEWTGIILAGGLSSRMGTNKAMLELNGSLILQHVTKAMRPAVSRIIVAAGPNVTTYSAMGYDCVQDHYPGKGPLAGLQAALEASDTDWNLVCACDMPLLQTSFFDGIKKLVESHNSYAVIVSRVDGHIHPLAGAYHKRVLPDLEQRLNQDHLRVMRWLEEIGCFYVEAEELERVGVHQVAIQMSNMNTPEEYERIRNQDSGLDSDL; this is translated from the coding sequence ATGAACACGAAGGAATGGACAGGCATCATATTGGCAGGAGGTCTATCCAGCCGCATGGGGACCAACAAAGCCATGCTGGAACTGAATGGTTCCCTTATACTACAACATGTCACGAAGGCCATGAGACCCGCCGTATCCCGTATCATCGTGGCTGCCGGGCCCAATGTGACAACCTATAGTGCAATGGGCTACGACTGCGTTCAGGACCATTATCCCGGGAAGGGGCCACTCGCCGGTCTTCAAGCGGCGCTGGAAGCTTCCGATACAGACTGGAATCTGGTATGTGCCTGCGATATGCCGCTCCTGCAAACGTCTTTCTTTGATGGAATAAAAAAACTGGTCGAATCACATAACTCTTATGCTGTTATCGTTTCACGCGTAGATGGACATATCCACCCGCTTGCAGGGGCTTACCACAAACGAGTGCTCCCTGATCTGGAGCAGCGTCTGAACCAGGATCATCTTCGAGTTATGCGATGGCTTGAAGAGATCGGTTGCTTTTATGTCGAAGCGGAAGAGCTTGAGAGAGTGGGCGTTCATCAAGTAGCAATACAAATGAGTAATATGAACACGCCGGAAGAGTACGAGCGTATCCGTAATCAAGATTCTGGACTCGATTCCGATCTGTAG
- a CDS encoding MFS transporter, with amino-acid sequence MVSLKLYNFFIYGAISVFAGFLQLYLQEIGMTKLEIGSLMAIGPFVSLFANPFWGFWSDKSRNIRIILMIMMGGTFVLAQGVFYAPTYTWIYVAMIFFYFFQSPLFAQTNSLILGYIDGTTQKFGSFRLWGSLGWALTAVAAGPLIDRFGIGSVSIIFACMIATAFVLSVFLPRQPIASDTPVVTFRRFGKVMFNPYFMAFIGLGVLVSVPNAMNSTFMSLYIVEMGGDKQMVGWAIFTSSILEVGVFLLLDRLLKRKMSMLLASLILISVLFALRWQLMALANNPLEIVFIQLMHSITFGGYFYVGTQLTMLFIPRPYRSSGQAVYTMAWGGLSGVIAGLFGGWLFQSFGAEIMYSIGVFFSLIGAVGFSIMWLSNRRNGYQPVVLTEMGNMDEDR; translated from the coding sequence TTGGTTTCTCTGAAACTATATAACTTTTTCATATATGGAGCCATCTCGGTCTTCGCCGGATTCCTGCAGCTTTACCTGCAAGAGATTGGCATGACCAAACTGGAGATTGGCAGTCTCATGGCGATTGGACCCTTTGTATCCTTGTTTGCCAACCCGTTCTGGGGTTTCTGGAGCGATAAATCTCGCAACATTCGCATCATTCTGATGATTATGATGGGAGGCACATTTGTGCTCGCCCAGGGTGTGTTCTATGCGCCCACTTATACATGGATCTATGTAGCCATGATTTTCTTTTATTTTTTTCAAAGTCCATTATTTGCTCAAACCAATAGCCTGATTCTCGGATATATCGATGGTACAACCCAAAAGTTTGGGTCATTCCGGCTCTGGGGTTCACTCGGTTGGGCGCTGACTGCTGTCGCTGCCGGACCGCTCATTGACCGTTTTGGCATCGGCAGTGTATCCATTATATTTGCATGTATGATTGCCACCGCCTTTGTATTATCCGTATTTCTACCCAGACAACCAATCGCTTCAGATACACCCGTGGTTACTTTTCGGCGGTTTGGCAAAGTCATGTTTAATCCGTATTTTATGGCATTTATCGGCCTGGGTGTACTCGTATCGGTGCCTAATGCCATGAACAGTACGTTTATGTCACTATATATTGTAGAAATGGGTGGTGACAAACAGATGGTCGGCTGGGCCATCTTCACCTCATCCATTCTCGAAGTCGGCGTATTCCTGCTGCTCGACCGCTTGCTCAAACGCAAAATGAGCATGCTCTTGGCATCTCTCATCCTGATCAGTGTGCTGTTTGCACTTCGCTGGCAGCTCATGGCACTGGCTAACAACCCGCTGGAGATTGTATTCATTCAGTTGATGCACTCCATTACGTTTGGTGGATACTTCTATGTGGGTACACAGCTGACCATGCTGTTCATTCCAAGACCTTACCGTTCCTCCGGTCAAGCGGTATATACAATGGCCTGGGGCGGTCTCTCCGGCGTCATTGCCGGTCTGTTCGGCGGCTGGTTGTTCCAGAGCTTCGGTGCGGAAATCATGTATAGCATTGGCGTATTCTTCTCGCTCATCGGCGCTGTCGGATTTAGCATCATGTGGTTATCGAATCGACGTAACGGCTATCAGCCGGTTGTATTGACGGAGATGGGTAATATGGATGAGGACAGATAA
- a CDS encoding glutamine--tRNA ligase/YqeY domain fusion protein, translating into MKGLIPVDNRTTPPNFIKNIITEDLRSGKVQEVITRFPPEPNGYLHIGHAKAIWINFTLGGEFGGKTNLRFDDTNPVKEDVEYVQSIQEDVKWLGYEWNEKRFASDYFDEMYNRAVLLIKKGKAYIDDQSADEIRAMRGTLTEPGKNSPYRDRSVEENLDLFTRMRAGEFKNGEKVLRAKIDMSAPNINLRDPVIYRISHAHHHNTGDKWCIYPMYAFAHPLEDAIEGVTHSLCSLEFEDQRPFYDWVIAECEMESQPRQYEFGRLNLSQMVTSKRKLKLLVDEGHVDGWDDPRMPTISGLRRRGYTPEAIRDFVFETGISKSQGVIDLQTLEHFVREDLKLKAPRTMAVLHPLKVVITNYPEGQVEWLEAENNVENPEMGNRQIPFSREIYIEQDDFMENPPNKYFRLFPGNEVRLKHAYFIKCNDVIKDAEGNVTEIHCTYDVETKSGSGFTGRKVKGTIHWVEATQAVPAEFRLYEPLILDEAPEAEVEVAVAGAETEVVEEQPEKTFLDQLNPNSLEIVNGYVEQEMKEANAQDKFQFFRHGYFSVDPKHSEPGRPVFNRVVSLKSSFQLPKA; encoded by the coding sequence ATGAAAGGTTTGATACCTGTGGACAATCGTACAACCCCACCTAACTTTATCAAAAATATTATTACCGAAGATCTCCGGTCTGGGAAAGTCCAGGAAGTTATTACCCGTTTTCCTCCGGAACCGAACGGTTATCTGCATATCGGCCATGCCAAGGCGATCTGGATTAACTTTACGCTGGGCGGCGAATTTGGCGGCAAAACGAATCTGCGCTTTGATGACACGAACCCGGTCAAGGAAGATGTCGAGTACGTTCAATCGATTCAGGAAGACGTGAAATGGCTCGGATACGAGTGGAACGAGAAACGTTTTGCCTCGGATTATTTTGACGAGATGTACAACCGTGCTGTCTTGTTGATTAAAAAAGGAAAAGCCTACATCGACGACCAAAGCGCCGACGAAATCCGTGCAATGCGCGGAACGCTGACGGAGCCGGGCAAGAACAGCCCGTACCGTGATCGTTCGGTTGAAGAGAATCTCGACCTGTTCACACGTATGCGTGCAGGCGAATTCAAGAACGGAGAGAAAGTGCTGCGTGCCAAGATCGATATGTCTGCACCGAATATCAACCTGCGCGATCCAGTGATCTACCGGATTTCACATGCACACCATCATAACACGGGCGACAAATGGTGTATCTATCCGATGTACGCCTTTGCTCACCCGCTCGAAGATGCAATTGAAGGTGTAACGCATTCCCTCTGCTCTCTGGAGTTCGAGGATCAACGCCCGTTCTATGATTGGGTTATCGCTGAATGTGAGATGGAGAGCCAACCACGTCAGTACGAATTTGGCCGCCTGAACCTGTCTCAGATGGTGACAAGCAAGCGGAAGCTGAAACTGCTCGTGGACGAAGGTCATGTGGATGGATGGGATGATCCACGCATGCCAACGATTTCGGGTCTGCGCCGCCGGGGATATACACCGGAAGCCATTCGTGACTTTGTATTTGAGACAGGCATTTCGAAGAGTCAAGGGGTTATCGACCTGCAAACGCTGGAGCACTTTGTACGTGAAGACTTGAAACTGAAAGCTCCGCGCACGATGGCTGTCCTGCACCCGCTCAAAGTGGTTATTACCAACTACCCTGAAGGGCAAGTGGAATGGCTCGAAGCAGAGAACAATGTGGAGAACCCAGAGATGGGCAATCGCCAAATTCCGTTCTCTCGTGAGATTTATATTGAACAAGACGATTTCATGGAGAATCCGCCGAACAAATACTTCCGTTTGTTCCCTGGCAACGAAGTTCGTCTGAAACATGCATACTTCATCAAATGTAATGATGTGATCAAGGATGCAGAAGGCAATGTAACTGAGATTCACTGTACCTATGATGTGGAGACAAAGAGCGGCAGTGGCTTCACTGGCCGTAAAGTCAAAGGAACAATCCACTGGGTAGAAGCGACTCAAGCGGTACCCGCCGAATTCCGTCTGTACGAGCCATTGATTCTGGATGAAGCACCGGAAGCAGAGGTGGAAGTGGCAGTAGCCGGGGCAGAAACTGAGGTTGTGGAAGAGCAACCGGAGAAAACGTTCCTGGATCAATTGAACCCGAACTCCCTTGAGATTGTTAATGGGTATGTGGAACAAGAGATGAAGGAAGCGAATGCTCAGGATAAATTCCAATTCTTCCGTCACGGTTACTTCAGTGTAGATCCAAAACATTCCGAGCCAGGACGTCCGGTATTTAACCGGGTCGTATCCCTGAAAAGCTCATTCCAACTGCCGAAGGCGTAA